In Chthonomonas sp., a single genomic region encodes these proteins:
- a CDS encoding PspA/IM30 family protein, whose protein sequence is MKRFFAWLKALFNRGMDKLEDPELMLDQARRDMSEALRQNREKAVQAITQKNRLQTMLDEQTRRSAQLEQQATVALKQGNRDLARQFMREKQSADTAVEQLKGTYAAALETVEQVKVAIKRQEEEVRKKTAEALAMKAQWKQAQIQESITKALQGLTFESEYEGSFAAAREKIQNKQAEASARTEMFSGSVQGKMMSMEDQAMDMAAEEELKKLEERLGVATPTVAEAGTVEVTTDVDAQLDELEKKLNQGQS, encoded by the coding sequence TTGAAAAGATTCTTTGCATGGCTAAAAGCTCTCTTTAACCGAGGCATGGACAAACTCGAAGACCCCGAGCTGATGCTCGATCAGGCTCGACGCGACATGTCCGAGGCCCTTCGTCAGAATCGGGAGAAGGCCGTGCAGGCCATCACTCAGAAGAACCGGCTCCAGACGATGCTCGACGAGCAAACCCGCCGCAGCGCACAACTGGAGCAGCAAGCGACCGTCGCCCTCAAGCAAGGCAACCGCGACCTCGCTCGCCAGTTCATGCGCGAGAAGCAGAGCGCCGACACCGCCGTAGAGCAGCTCAAGGGAACGTACGCTGCTGCACTCGAGACGGTCGAGCAGGTGAAGGTAGCCATCAAGCGCCAGGAAGAGGAAGTTCGCAAAAAGACCGCCGAGGCCCTTGCGATGAAGGCCCAATGGAAGCAGGCGCAGATTCAAGAGTCAATCACCAAAGCGCTGCAGGGTCTGACTTTCGAGAGCGAATACGAAGGCTCGTTTGCCGCCGCACGCGAGAAGATCCAGAACAAGCAGGCCGAGGCTTCGGCTCGCACCGAGATGTTCAGCGGAAGCGTACAGGGCAAGATGATGAGCATGGAAGACCAGGCGATGGACATGGCCGCCGAAGAAGAGCTAAAGAAGCTTGAGGAGCGACTTGGCGTCGCAACCCCAACCGTCGCCGAAGCTGGCACCGTCGAGGTGACCACCGATGTCGATGCCCAACTCGACGAACTGGAGAAGAAGCTGAATCAGGGTCAGTCGTAA
- a CDS encoding WD40 repeat domain-containing protein, with protein MITAVITTALLAQQPITVNRRQVLSGLQVLNVCAAPKGATFAASMEDSSVRIFDAVSGRTVRSFVGHPQPVYGLGFNPAGTILATGDETARIYLWNVKTGAKIREFTRTSAHTRGVISISFSSDGKRLVTSGRDDFLIVWDVATGKPLKKIPGGGANVASAAYNLKNGNFYAATLGQGLMVYPKAGGQKSYGGHRGLGISDFAINAAGTRGVTGGRDNAVTAWDVMTGKSLGTMAGHDDMVMHVAIAPNGRVVASSSIDRTVRIWSLSGFKPVGRLDDQSAVGAPLAFTADGKYMISSTVSDMIQINTVSPSQAK; from the coding sequence ATGATCACCGCAGTAATAACCACCGCGCTCTTGGCGCAGCAACCGATCACGGTCAACCGCCGACAAGTGCTCTCGGGCCTTCAAGTTCTGAATGTGTGCGCCGCACCCAAGGGAGCTACCTTTGCGGCGAGCATGGAGGACAGCTCGGTCCGCATTTTCGATGCCGTATCTGGGCGTACCGTTCGGTCCTTTGTCGGCCATCCTCAGCCGGTGTACGGCCTCGGCTTCAACCCGGCGGGGACGATTCTGGCCACGGGCGATGAGACCGCGCGCATCTACCTTTGGAACGTGAAGACCGGCGCGAAAATCCGAGAGTTCACTCGGACTTCAGCCCATACGCGCGGGGTGATTTCAATCAGCTTCAGTTCGGACGGCAAGCGGCTGGTGACCTCGGGGCGGGACGACTTTTTGATTGTATGGGATGTGGCCACTGGCAAGCCACTAAAGAAGATCCCCGGAGGGGGTGCGAACGTCGCTTCCGCCGCCTACAACCTTAAGAACGGCAACTTCTACGCGGCGACGCTTGGCCAGGGTCTCATGGTGTATCCGAAGGCGGGTGGCCAGAAGTCGTACGGCGGCCACAGAGGGCTCGGCATCTCAGACTTTGCCATCAATGCGGCTGGGACGCGCGGAGTGACCGGCGGGCGCGACAACGCCGTCACGGCCTGGGACGTGATGACGGGCAAATCGCTCGGCACCATGGCGGGCCATGACGATATGGTCATGCATGTGGCAATCGCCCCGAACGGTCGCGTTGTCGCAAGCAGCAGCATAGACCGGACGGTACGCATCTGGAGCTTGAGCGGATTCAAGCCCGTCGGCAGGCTGGACGATCAGTCGGCCGTGGGTGCTCCGCTCGCTTTCACTGCGGACGGGAAGTACATGATCTCCAGCACGGTGAGCGACATGATTCAGATCAACACCGTCAGCCCATCGCAAGCAAAGTAA
- the glgP gene encoding alpha-glucan family phosphorylase, whose translation MLLDSIKTAPHSTLCVPAELADLQRLAFNFWSTWDPGAVALFRSIAPARWDAGIGPVQLLAESTHLDHLASDAAFMQLLNEVARRFEAMLATQPAAPARMEHTRPVAYFCAEYGLHESFAQYSGGLGILAGDHTKEASDFGLPFVGIGCFYRLGFFRQILDPNGRQEHLYPEFDAALCPVERVLHPRDGTPLTIQVEMPGRNVHVAVWKVSVGRTPLLLLDTNVSENDAADRAITAQLYMRGRDMRFIQELILGVGGVRVLRALGIEPSVYHMNEGHSALLLVERLREAVTTGASFAQAQRSIRSQSVLTIHTPVPAGNERFDAKLVKHTLVPMLEGCSIRPPALLKLGIGDDGDAKVFDMTAFALRLSRAANGVSLLHGRTANDTWRSVVGLGVSGVTNGVHMPTWLGPHMRETFERAGADILGGTHLKLKERKDARATWDGVHEISNADLWQAHCEQKRVLIELANSRLLRQFTRHGRSPDELRVLTQQLNPEAFIIGFARRFAPYKRASLLFRDPKRLMRILNNRDQPVQVVFAGKAHPADTEGQALIAEVYRFTQDPRFRGKVFLIEDYDMAVGRAMVQGVDLWINNPRRPLEASGTSGMKAAANGVPNASILDGWWDEACEEGNGFAVGQRADQRNLRMQDRFDGESLLATLEQHVLPRYAKRDAAGIPLDWVKIMKGSIATSLYAFSTRRMLEDYVQEIYATDSTSSSGV comes from the coding sequence ATGCTTCTCGATTCGATCAAAACGGCACCTCATTCGACCCTTTGCGTACCCGCTGAGCTCGCCGACCTCCAGCGGCTTGCCTTTAACTTCTGGAGCACTTGGGATCCTGGTGCTGTCGCGCTCTTCCGATCGATCGCGCCCGCACGCTGGGATGCCGGAATTGGGCCCGTCCAGCTCCTCGCTGAATCGACCCATCTCGATCATCTCGCATCGGATGCGGCATTCATGCAGTTGTTGAACGAGGTCGCCAGGCGTTTCGAAGCCATGCTCGCGACCCAACCCGCTGCGCCCGCCCGCATGGAGCACACCCGGCCCGTCGCCTACTTCTGCGCCGAGTACGGCCTACACGAGAGCTTCGCGCAATACTCCGGGGGACTCGGAATCTTGGCGGGCGACCATACGAAGGAAGCGTCCGATTTCGGGCTGCCCTTCGTGGGGATCGGCTGCTTTTACCGGCTCGGGTTCTTCCGCCAAATTCTCGATCCCAACGGACGCCAAGAGCACCTGTACCCGGAATTCGACGCGGCCCTCTGTCCAGTCGAGCGTGTCCTCCACCCGCGTGACGGCACGCCGCTGACCATCCAAGTCGAGATGCCTGGCCGCAACGTCCACGTCGCCGTGTGGAAGGTCTCAGTCGGGCGCACGCCGCTGCTACTACTCGATACCAACGTCTCCGAAAACGACGCGGCAGATCGCGCCATCACCGCCCAGCTGTATATGCGTGGCCGGGACATGCGGTTCATCCAAGAGTTGATCCTCGGTGTCGGGGGCGTGCGGGTACTCCGCGCGCTAGGGATCGAGCCCTCGGTTTATCACATGAACGAGGGCCACAGCGCCCTTCTTCTCGTCGAGCGACTCCGCGAAGCGGTCACGACCGGCGCAAGCTTTGCGCAAGCGCAAAGAAGTATCCGCAGCCAGTCGGTGCTTACTATCCACACGCCCGTGCCGGCTGGTAATGAGAGGTTCGACGCCAAGCTCGTCAAGCACACGCTCGTCCCGATGCTCGAAGGGTGCAGCATCCGCCCGCCGGCTCTTTTGAAGCTGGGAATCGGCGACGACGGGGACGCGAAGGTCTTCGACATGACCGCCTTCGCTCTGCGACTCTCGCGCGCCGCCAACGGCGTGAGCCTGCTCCATGGCCGCACCGCCAACGACACTTGGCGAAGCGTGGTTGGGCTGGGCGTCTCGGGCGTGACCAATGGCGTCCACATGCCCACTTGGCTTGGGCCGCACATGCGCGAGACGTTTGAACGTGCCGGAGCTGATATCCTCGGCGGTACCCATCTCAAATTGAAAGAGCGCAAGGACGCACGCGCCACCTGGGACGGCGTGCATGAAATCTCCAATGCGGACCTCTGGCAAGCGCACTGCGAGCAGAAGCGAGTCCTCATTGAACTAGCCAACTCACGGCTTCTGCGGCAGTTCACAAGGCATGGGCGATCACCGGACGAACTACGGGTACTCACCCAACAGTTGAACCCCGAGGCGTTTATCATCGGCTTCGCGCGCCGATTCGCTCCCTACAAGCGGGCCTCGCTTCTCTTCCGCGATCCCAAGCGGCTGATGCGGATCCTGAACAACCGCGACCAGCCGGTACAAGTGGTCTTCGCGGGCAAAGCCCACCCGGCCGACACCGAGGGCCAAGCGCTCATCGCCGAAGTGTATCGGTTCACGCAGGACCCGCGATTCCGTGGCAAGGTCTTCCTCATCGAAGATTACGACATGGCGGTAGGCCGGGCGATGGTCCAAGGCGTGGACCTATGGATCAACAACCCACGTCGCCCGCTTGAGGCCAGCGGCACTAGCGGGATGAAAGCCGCCGCCAATGGCGTGCCCAATGCGTCCATCCTCGACGGTTGGTGGGACGAAGCGTGTGAAGAGGGGAACGGATTCGCGGTGGGCCAACGCGCCGACCAGCGGAATCTGCGAATGCAGGATCGCTTCGACGGCGAGAGCCTCCTTGCGACGCTCGAGCAGCACGTCCTTCCCCGCTATGCCAAGCGGGACGCGGCAGGAATCCCTCTTGACTGGGTCAAGATAATGAAGGGATCGATTGCGACGAGCTTGTACGCGTTCTCAACCCGTCGGATGCTGGAAGACTACGTGCAAGAAATCTACGCTACGGACTCAACGTCGTCCAGCGGCGTATGA